Proteins found in one Phoenicibacter congonensis genomic segment:
- a CDS encoding MurT ligase domain-containing protein yields MSLKHNIAKVAASAAAFGIKHFTSMNASNFPGQLALKIDDKSVQAEVVNKIKGKSIVVVGTNGKTSVTNMIADCLEAQGLKVLCNRSGANMKAGVCSALLAGKLSDVGVFESDELWSKDTLPALQADYFLLLNLFRDQLDRCGEIERIQLAITEALRRSPKTQLIYNADDPLCEVVAENAAAATERNHSKGNIPFGIDEPLNWEQNSVSDTTMCQKCESMLDYDFRQYDKLGKYRCPKCGFSRPALAFSATQVKMSASGLCIDVNDNSIVTCRKFSSKLLGSYNAYNILACVCAATMMGASAEAIQKAIGEFAPKNGRLQRYEIDGVQILLNLAKNPTGFNQNLRIITSAIDRNKETSVAFFINDQTADGHDISWIWDIDFEELACFDGVIFFCGGSRKHDLRVRLKHAGIKANLCDGVDEVINCGVEQAFIVANYTALPVEKKTLDDFESQGRINRVSNVCLEKQPACDPFVRKNSQSLKCGENNATSEISEPAFAVSENVSPNGNIATILDSFDGRPIKIAHVLPELLNLYGDGGNVRILLNRLHWRGIAAEVVPVCAGSDVNFSDFDIIVMGGSPDREQELASKEALRWRDALNEHVQFGKPMLAICGSYQMLGNEWLLNGERVPGLGLLDITTNRPGTSANRLVQNIALKSNLASRPVIGFENHAGRTHISSDLSSFGKVVSSMGCGNNEEDHADGVLYKSTIGTYLHGPLLSKNPEVADWLILKAIENRLSLNSAHCGQTIASEKTTHLANGDSSLGCLISFGLEPLDDTEEIEANKHMANLLIRG; encoded by the coding sequence ATGAGTTTAAAGCACAACATAGCGAAAGTTGCCGCTTCAGCTGCCGCGTTTGGAATCAAGCATTTCACCAGCATGAACGCATCAAATTTCCCTGGACAACTTGCTTTAAAAATTGACGATAAATCTGTCCAAGCTGAGGTTGTTAATAAAATCAAAGGCAAATCGATTGTTGTTGTTGGAACAAATGGAAAAACTTCTGTCACTAACATGATTGCCGACTGCCTTGAAGCTCAAGGGTTAAAGGTTCTCTGCAACAGAAGTGGTGCAAACATGAAAGCGGGAGTGTGCTCGGCTCTTTTGGCTGGCAAGTTGAGCGACGTTGGCGTGTTTGAGTCTGACGAGCTTTGGTCAAAAGACACACTGCCGGCATTGCAGGCCGATTATTTCCTGCTTTTGAATTTATTTCGTGACCAGCTTGATCGTTGCGGTGAAATTGAGCGAATCCAGTTAGCTATCACCGAAGCACTTCGTCGTTCGCCAAAGACCCAGCTGATTTATAACGCCGATGATCCTCTTTGTGAAGTTGTGGCAGAAAATGCGGCTGCTGCCACCGAGCGCAACCATTCCAAAGGCAACATTCCTTTTGGAATCGATGAGCCTCTAAATTGGGAACAGAATTCAGTGTCGGACACAACAATGTGCCAAAAATGTGAGTCGATGCTTGATTATGATTTTCGACAATATGACAAACTTGGGAAATATCGCTGCCCAAAATGCGGATTTTCTCGCCCAGCTCTTGCGTTCTCAGCAACTCAAGTAAAGATGAGTGCTTCTGGGTTATGCATCGATGTTAACGATAACTCTATCGTGACTTGCCGCAAATTTTCAAGCAAATTGCTTGGGTCCTACAATGCCTACAACATTCTTGCTTGTGTTTGTGCTGCGACCATGATGGGGGCTTCTGCCGAGGCTATACAGAAAGCAATTGGTGAGTTTGCTCCAAAGAATGGGCGGTTACAACGCTATGAAATTGACGGTGTTCAGATTCTTCTCAATCTCGCTAAGAATCCAACGGGTTTTAATCAAAATTTGCGAATAATAACATCTGCTATTGATAGAAATAAAGAAACGTCTGTAGCTTTTTTCATCAACGACCAAACAGCCGATGGACACGACATATCGTGGATTTGGGATATTGATTTTGAAGAACTGGCTTGTTTTGATGGAGTAATTTTTTTTTGCGGAGGAAGCAGAAAGCATGACTTGCGTGTTCGCCTCAAGCACGCTGGAATCAAAGCAAATTTATGCGACGGAGTTGATGAAGTAATAAATTGCGGTGTTGAGCAGGCGTTTATCGTTGCTAACTACACTGCTCTTCCGGTTGAAAAGAAGACGCTTGATGATTTTGAGTCACAAGGCAGGATTAATCGGGTTAGTAACGTTTGCCTTGAAAAACAGCCAGCGTGTGACCCGTTTGTGCGCAAAAACTCCCAGTCTCTCAAATGTGGAGAGAATAATGCAACGAGTGAAATTAGCGAACCCGCTTTTGCTGTTTCTGAGAATGTATCGCCGAATGGCAATATAGCAACGATTCTCGATTCCTTTGATGGACGTCCGATAAAAATAGCCCATGTTTTGCCAGAACTTTTGAATCTTTATGGTGATGGCGGAAATGTGAGAATTTTGCTTAATCGTTTACACTGGCGTGGAATAGCAGCAGAAGTTGTTCCAGTTTGCGCAGGAAGTGATGTTAATTTTTCCGATTTCGACATTATTGTTATGGGAGGGTCGCCCGATCGTGAACAGGAATTGGCAAGCAAAGAGGCCCTTCGTTGGAGAGATGCTCTAAATGAGCATGTACAATTTGGAAAACCGATGCTTGCAATTTGCGGAAGCTATCAAATGCTTGGTAACGAGTGGCTCTTAAATGGTGAGAGAGTGCCAGGCTTAGGTCTTTTAGACATTACAACTAACCGCCCTGGAACATCTGCAAACCGTTTGGTGCAAAACATAGCATTGAAGTCAAATCTTGCTTCACGACCTGTAATCGGCTTTGAAAATCATGCAGGGAGAACGCACATTTCTTCAGACCTTAGCTCGTTTGGAAAAGTTGTGTCAAGCATGGGCTGCGGAAATAATGAAGAAGATCATGCCGATGGCGTGCTTTATAAAAGCACTATTGGCACCTATTTACATGGGCCTCTTCTTTCTAAGAATCCAGAGGTAGCCGACTGGTTAATTCTCAAAGCGATTGAAAATCGACTGTCTCTAAATTCCGCCCATTGCGGGCAAACGATTGCTTCTGAGAAAACAACTCATTTAGCTAATGGCGATTCAAGTTTAGGTTGTCTAATTTCATTCGGTCTTGAGCCTCTTGATGACACTGAAGAAATTGAGGCAAATAAACACATGGCAAACCTTTTAATTCGTGGCTAA
- a CDS encoding biotin--[acetyl-CoA-carboxylase] ligase — MLVNNWDIHWFDETPSTNVEVKNKINEGVEVGYVAAAKKQVSGYGMRGHKWVSPVGGLYFSLLLQPTLPPENLSEIPMRVANAVLCGLEPLSTEPLTIKPQNDIVLARSYFPDSNKREKLVGISTEIYNGKLCVGIGINIFHPERENKILGENIPVYLEGFCAVKPSLELVLESVLTSLNDKLVV, encoded by the coding sequence GTGCTGGTTAACAATTGGGACATACACTGGTTTGACGAAACTCCTTCGACAAATGTCGAGGTCAAAAACAAGATAAATGAAGGCGTGGAAGTCGGCTATGTGGCCGCTGCAAAAAAACAAGTTAGCGGCTATGGCATGCGAGGACACAAGTGGGTGAGTCCAGTTGGTGGTTTATATTTTTCCTTGTTGCTCCAACCGACACTTCCGCCTGAAAATCTTAGCGAAATTCCAATGAGAGTCGCTAATGCAGTTCTGTGCGGGCTTGAGCCTCTGTCGACTGAGCCACTCACGATAAAACCGCAGAATGACATCGTACTTGCTCGTTCCTATTTTCCCGATTCAAACAAGAGGGAAAAACTTGTCGGCATTTCCACTGAAATATACAATGGAAAACTGTGCGTTGGAATTGGGATAAACATTTTTCATCCCGAGCGTGAAAATAAAATTCTTGGAGAAAATATTCCAGTTTATCTAGAAGGTTTTTGCGCTGTAAAGCCGTCGTTGGAACTTGTTTTGGAAAGTGTGCTCACATCGCTCAATGATAAACTAGTCGTATGA
- the folP gene encoding dihydropteroate synthase — protein MFWKCGNFKFDTRIPVIMGIINATPDSFSDGGKNEEASVAIENAKLLVSQGAQIIDVGGESTRPGSTEVTPAEEWQRISEIVSRLSAEGICVSVDTRHPETAKKAIEAGASIINDVSGFTDPQMVEIAKNCDCGLVVMHMRGTPQTMTELTDYKNVVDEVRDWLKNQTSMLESHGIEAQRICVDPGPGFAKTPEQTKELMQNIHEIRHLGYPVMAAPSRKRYLSLFGDGDKDDITALECLRACERGAGVVRVHNVEKIAQALAKLRPLVVLGLGANVAIYAQNESERIECLTSQINMAITEMLNLPDTELIDISPFYESEPAYKEDQATFVNCVVVLRCGIPPLELLEYLHLIENSLGRKREVENGPRTIDIDIEDYQMYVCESEELTLPHLNLCERDFVVKPFEDVLPNHVLADGTAVDRIDEIARVGMSHRI, from the coding sequence ATGTTTTGGAAATGCGGAAATTTTAAATTTGACACCAGAATCCCTGTAATTATGGGGATTATCAATGCAACACCTGACAGTTTTTCTGATGGTGGGAAAAACGAGGAAGCTAGTGTTGCGATAGAAAATGCAAAACTTTTAGTTTCTCAAGGCGCGCAGATTATTGATGTTGGAGGGGAGTCTACAAGACCTGGTTCAACAGAAGTAACCCCTGCGGAAGAATGGCAAAGGATTTCTGAGATTGTTTCGCGTTTGAGCGCGGAAGGCATTTGCGTTTCTGTTGACACGCGACATCCAGAAACTGCAAAGAAAGCGATTGAAGCGGGCGCTTCAATCATTAATGATGTTTCTGGTTTTACCGACCCTCAAATGGTTGAGATTGCCAAAAACTGCGATTGCGGGCTTGTTGTCATGCACATGCGCGGCACCCCTCAAACTATGACAGAACTAACCGACTATAAAAATGTCGTAGACGAGGTGCGTGATTGGCTTAAAAACCAAACATCAATGCTTGAATCCCATGGTATTGAGGCACAACGCATTTGTGTTGATCCAGGACCAGGGTTTGCAAAAACTCCTGAACAAACGAAAGAGTTGATGCAAAACATACATGAAATCAGGCATCTTGGATATCCCGTTATGGCAGCTCCTAGCAGAAAACGGTATCTCTCCCTTTTTGGAGACGGAGACAAAGATGACATAACTGCGCTTGAGTGTTTGCGTGCTTGTGAGCGTGGCGCTGGTGTTGTTCGCGTGCACAACGTTGAAAAAATTGCGCAGGCTCTTGCAAAATTGCGCCCACTAGTTGTTTTGGGACTTGGTGCAAATGTTGCAATTTATGCACAGAATGAATCTGAGCGCATTGAGTGTCTCACTTCGCAAATTAACATGGCAATTACAGAGATGCTGAATTTGCCTGATACGGAACTCATTGACATATCTCCTTTTTATGAATCGGAGCCTGCATACAAAGAAGATCAGGCGACATTTGTCAATTGCGTTGTAGTTTTGAGATGCGGCATTCCTCCACTGGAATTGCTGGAATATTTGCATCTCATAGAAAACTCACTAGGGCGTAAGCGCGAAGTGGAAAATGGCCCTCGCACAATTGACATTGACATCGAGGACTATCAAATGTATGTTTGCGAATCTGAAGAACTCACGTTGCCACATTTGAATTTGTGTGAGCGCGACTTTGTCGTTAAACCCTTTGAGGACGTTTTGCCTAATCACGTGCTTGCAGATGGAACTGCGGTTGACCGTATTGATGAAATTGCAAGGGTGGGAATGTCTCACAGAATTTAG
- a CDS encoding twin-arginine translocation signal domain-containing protein, whose product MVNSKHAKPTPRTRKTKKRASNERPFDITRRQFLIGAGVVGAVLAVGGGTYYVTENNKDTSGQTKLKVTQDQVIKIDDLELVDDISEFLKVEREVTLDYNTLIHSNDSEMLSLLESTGEGSPLFHACAFSLASGNKSVLLSGPVTDKPRFDIFDFKTNSSGSVWVESNVFTGENIVYTCEANSDHSTNAIVAMTLGADKKMPQIVACDDYAWIQTSPSEGNSGKEELWRIKFGESGSSAEKIMETKAFATAPSWTKSGVVITPRNENTLASYDIRLLDATSAQIKDICSLQQSMKPQDVSWGNSGFSFSFQGSYEVGEGISQVGTYAQTNIGNKLASEDNASRDARNENLSEQTWLSFNREPTCAPAWIGDYIAFKSTSSVAIVDPKTKKYAAIKADDGADDYGVWLISHGDCDRLVTIQNINYTPLSGDPIKECQLKVWVA is encoded by the coding sequence ATGGTAAACAGCAAACACGCAAAACCAACACCAAGAACGAGAAAAACCAAAAAACGCGCCTCTAACGAGCGCCCTTTTGACATCACACGCCGTCAATTTTTAATTGGCGCCGGCGTTGTTGGTGCGGTTTTAGCAGTTGGCGGAGGCACCTATTATGTCACCGAAAACAACAAAGACACGAGCGGTCAAACAAAGCTTAAGGTAACACAAGACCAGGTCATAAAAATTGACGACCTGGAACTCGTTGATGACATTTCGGAATTTTTAAAAGTCGAGCGCGAAGTAACGCTTGACTACAACACACTAATTCATTCGAACGACAGTGAGATGCTTTCGTTGCTTGAATCGACGGGAGAGGGATCACCGCTGTTTCATGCATGCGCGTTTTCTCTTGCAAGCGGGAACAAATCGGTTCTGTTGAGCGGACCTGTGACCGACAAGCCGCGTTTTGACATATTCGATTTCAAAACAAATTCCTCGGGCAGCGTTTGGGTTGAATCAAACGTTTTCACAGGAGAAAACATAGTTTACACTTGCGAGGCTAACTCTGACCATTCCACAAATGCTATAGTTGCAATGACTCTTGGAGCAGATAAAAAAATGCCTCAAATTGTCGCATGCGACGACTACGCATGGATTCAAACTTCACCGTCAGAGGGAAACAGCGGAAAAGAAGAACTGTGGCGGATTAAATTTGGCGAAAGCGGGTCTTCCGCAGAAAAAATTATGGAAACAAAGGCATTTGCGACAGCACCCTCTTGGACGAAATCAGGTGTTGTCATTACACCGAGAAATGAAAATACACTAGCTTCATATGACATTCGTTTGCTCGATGCAACGTCAGCTCAAATAAAAGACATTTGCAGTTTGCAACAATCAATGAAACCTCAAGACGTTTCTTGGGGAAACAGCGGCTTTTCTTTTTCGTTCCAGGGTTCATATGAAGTGGGAGAAGGAATCTCGCAAGTTGGAACATATGCTCAAACAAACATTGGGAACAAGCTAGCTAGTGAAGATAATGCAAGCCGAGACGCACGTAACGAAAACTTGAGCGAGCAAACTTGGTTGTCTTTCAACCGTGAACCAACCTGCGCACCTGCATGGATTGGAGACTACATTGCCTTCAAATCCACAAGCTCAGTAGCAATTGTGGATCCCAAAACAAAAAAATACGCCGCCATTAAAGCTGATGACGGCGCTGACGATTATGGAGTTTGGTTGATAAGTCACGGGGATTGTGATCGCCTTGTGACTATTCAAAACATCAACTACACACCACTTTCTGGCGACCCAATTAAAGAGTGCCAACTAAAAGTTTGGGTCGCATAA
- a CDS encoding aspartate aminotransferase family protein: MASSLVNEKEKQLEEKHLIHTFGRYGVEFVKGKGAHLYDIEGNEYLDFLSGIAVCSLGHCNEKVVHALQEQVGKLMHVSNYYYIEGRGEAAGKFNNLLNFGSDNPKTWKVFFTNSGAESNECALKIARYLANRKHGNDGAHTKVVVLKKSFHGRTFETLAATAQDRFHVGLNPMSPVFIEVDANDEEQLKDTFCDWGDNISAMIAEPIQGESGVHPLTTSYMQLIRQLTKDNDALMILDEVQTGLYRSGCPYAFQLCDVVPDVVTMAKGIGDGFPCGVCAATGEAAEVLQPGDHGTTFGGGPLAMAAINATLDELERLDTLSNVALVGAYMRNKLECIEEIVEVRGKGLMLGAQLKPGIDAHDVVENALLREKLVINATGDDTLRFLPPLVITKGDVDEFIVRLERAIKASV, from the coding sequence ATGGCTAGCTCTTTAGTTAATGAAAAAGAAAAACAACTTGAAGAAAAGCATTTGATTCACACTTTTGGAAGATATGGTGTTGAATTTGTAAAAGGCAAAGGTGCTCATCTCTATGACATCGAAGGCAATGAGTATCTCGACTTTCTTTCAGGCATTGCAGTTTGCTCACTTGGGCATTGCAACGAAAAAGTAGTTCACGCTCTTCAAGAGCAGGTTGGAAAATTGATGCATGTTTCAAACTATTACTACATTGAAGGCAGAGGCGAAGCTGCTGGAAAATTCAACAACTTGCTAAATTTTGGTTCTGATAACCCTAAAACCTGGAAGGTGTTTTTTACAAACAGCGGCGCTGAATCTAACGAATGCGCGTTAAAAATTGCAAGATACCTCGCAAACAGAAAACATGGCAACGATGGAGCACACACTAAGGTTGTTGTGTTGAAAAAGTCGTTTCACGGAAGAACTTTCGAAACGCTTGCTGCGACCGCTCAAGACAGGTTCCATGTGGGGCTAAATCCAATGTCGCCTGTGTTCATTGAGGTAGACGCAAATGATGAAGAACAGCTTAAAGACACTTTTTGTGATTGGGGCGACAATATTAGTGCGATGATAGCTGAACCAATCCAGGGTGAGTCGGGAGTGCACCCTCTCACTACTTCTTACATGCAACTCATTCGTCAGTTGACTAAAGACAACGATGCTCTCATGATTCTTGATGAGGTGCAAACTGGTCTTTATAGAAGTGGATGCCCCTATGCTTTTCAGCTTTGCGATGTAGTGCCTGACGTTGTGACTATGGCAAAAGGAATCGGGGATGGTTTCCCTTGTGGCGTCTGTGCAGCCACAGGCGAGGCGGCTGAAGTTTTGCAACCAGGCGACCACGGAACAACGTTTGGCGGCGGGCCTCTTGCGATGGCTGCAATTAATGCGACCCTTGATGAATTAGAGCGTCTTGATACATTGAGCAATGTTGCGCTTGTTGGCGCATACATGAGGAACAAACTTGAATGCATCGAGGAAATAGTTGAAGTGCGCGGCAAAGGTTTGATGCTTGGTGCACAGCTAAAGCCTGGCATTGATGCACATGATGTTGTTGAAAACGCACTGCTGAGAGAAAAGCTAGTAATCAATGCAACTGGAGATGACACGCTTCGTTTCTTGCCACCTCTAGTCATTACCAAAGGTGATGTTGATGAGTTTATAGTTAGGCTGGAGCGCGCAATAAAGGCCAGCGTTTAG
- the argB gene encoding acetylglutamate kinase, with translation MKFASSAKRGGNSILAGEVLSEAMPWIKEITGKTIVVKYGGAAMVSEDLRKAVMGDILMLKMLGVKPVIVHGGGNAISKEMKEEGIEVEFVNGQRVTTDAAMQIVRRVLTGEVNQQLVWEMNQHGNIAVGLSGADGGLLIAKQKDPELGRIGEIIRVNPGIVNDLLEDDYIPLISTIALGDDGGIFNINADIAAGHIAGAIGAHKVIFISDVDGIYKDFPDEDTLIANMSVDEAKELLSDPNISKGMIPKLTSCIHALDEGVPSVQFVNGTTPHALLIEVLTDEGIGTLVSNTGKTHAEHQAEVDHFASRLLENRYL, from the coding sequence ATGAAATTTGCAAGTTCTGCGAAGCGCGGTGGGAACTCAATTCTTGCAGGTGAAGTTCTGAGCGAGGCGATGCCTTGGATTAAGGAAATCACAGGCAAAACAATCGTGGTTAAATATGGCGGTGCTGCCATGGTTAGTGAGGATTTGCGCAAGGCAGTAATGGGTGACATTTTGATGCTAAAGATGCTCGGTGTTAAACCTGTTATTGTGCACGGTGGCGGCAATGCAATTTCAAAAGAAATGAAAGAAGAGGGTATTGAGGTTGAGTTTGTCAACGGACAGAGGGTGACAACCGATGCCGCAATGCAAATTGTTAGAAGAGTCCTCACAGGCGAAGTCAATCAGCAGCTGGTTTGGGAAATGAATCAGCACGGAAACATTGCGGTAGGATTGAGCGGTGCCGATGGCGGTCTTTTGATTGCAAAGCAAAAAGATCCTGAGTTAGGACGAATCGGTGAAATTATTCGTGTTAATCCTGGCATTGTTAATGACCTGCTAGAGGATGACTACATTCCTCTAATTTCAACTATTGCGCTCGGCGATGACGGAGGCATATTCAACATTAACGCTGACATTGCCGCAGGTCACATTGCTGGTGCGATTGGTGCTCACAAGGTTATTTTTATTTCCGATGTTGATGGCATCTACAAAGACTTCCCTGATGAAGACACTCTCATTGCTAACATGAGTGTTGATGAGGCGAAGGAGCTTTTGAGTGACCCGAACATTTCGAAGGGAATGATTCCAAAGTTGACAAGTTGCATCCACGCTCTTGATGAAGGAGTTCCTTCTGTTCAATTTGTGAACGGCACAACTCCCCATGCTCTTCTCATCGAAGTTTTGACTGACGAAGGAATTGGAACTCTTGTTTCAAACACTGGCAAAACGCATGCCGAACATCAAGCGGAAGTCGATCATTTTGCATCGCGATTGCTTGAGAACAGATATCTATAA
- the argJ gene encoding bifunctional glutamate N-acetyltransferase/amino-acid acetyltransferase ArgJ — translation MEHFVVVKNGGVTTSRGFKATGVHAGFRKNPGRLDFALIAAEEPAKTTGTFTRNKFCAAPVIFDREQLGYDGNHCGVSKISAVAINSGNANAATGIDGINIARESAGIVADELGISVDEVLVSSTGVIGVPLPLEPFKTGVPEAAIKLSVEGGLDAARAIMTTDTHYKQVAVEIEGEALGLSGTFHIGGMVKGSGMIQPNMATMISVITTDVPLSDDVMTTVFRAAVDRSFNCVTVDSDTSTNDTAIFMSSGKENEIKPGTPECGVFKEALNYVCIELAKKIAVDGEGATKIVQITVEGAKNNDEALIAARSVANSPLVKTAIAGHDANWGRVAAALGKCDIDFKQENTSIDFLKMPVLRGGLPIPFDEDEALKRFEETQIDIDCNLGEGDGHAVVWSCDLTHDYISINADYRS, via the coding sequence ATGGAACATTTTGTTGTAGTTAAGAACGGTGGCGTGACTACTTCCCGTGGATTTAAAGCAACAGGAGTGCATGCCGGGTTTAGGAAAAATCCGGGGCGACTTGATTTTGCACTGATTGCTGCTGAGGAGCCAGCAAAAACGACCGGAACTTTCACTCGCAATAAGTTCTGTGCGGCTCCCGTAATTTTTGACCGTGAGCAGCTTGGTTATGACGGAAACCATTGCGGTGTTTCAAAGATCTCGGCTGTAGCTATCAATTCTGGGAATGCAAATGCCGCAACTGGAATTGATGGAATTAACATTGCTCGTGAATCTGCGGGAATTGTGGCAGACGAACTTGGCATTTCTGTCGATGAGGTGTTAGTTTCATCGACTGGCGTCATTGGTGTGCCTTTGCCCCTGGAGCCTTTTAAAACAGGAGTTCCTGAGGCTGCAATAAAACTGAGTGTTGAAGGTGGTCTTGATGCGGCACGCGCAATAATGACGACCGACACTCACTACAAGCAAGTTGCTGTTGAAATTGAAGGCGAAGCATTAGGGCTCTCCGGCACATTCCACATTGGTGGCATGGTTAAAGGAAGCGGCATGATTCAGCCAAACATGGCGACGATGATTTCTGTTATCACGACGGACGTGCCTCTTTCTGACGATGTCATGACTACAGTGTTTAGGGCGGCGGTTGACCGCAGTTTTAATTGTGTGACAGTTGATTCCGACACGTCTACAAATGACACTGCAATTTTTATGTCTAGTGGTAAAGAAAACGAAATCAAACCTGGAACACCGGAGTGCGGTGTTTTTAAAGAAGCGCTCAATTATGTTTGTATTGAGTTAGCTAAGAAAATTGCTGTGGACGGCGAGGGCGCAACAAAAATTGTTCAAATCACTGTTGAAGGCGCCAAAAATAACGATGAAGCTTTGATTGCGGCTAGGTCAGTTGCCAATTCTCCTCTTGTGAAGACTGCAATTGCTGGTCATGATGCCAACTGGGGCAGGGTTGCGGCAGCTCTTGGGAAATGCGACATCGATTTTAAACAGGAAAACACAAGCATTGATTTTTTGAAAATGCCTGTTTTACGTGGCGGTTTGCCAATACCTTTCGACGAAGACGAAGCCTTGAAGCGATTTGAAGAAACTCAAATCGACATCGACTGCAACCTCGGTGAAGGGGATGGTCATGCAGTTGTTTGGTCATGCGATTTGACTCACGACTACATTTCCATCAACGCTGATTATCGTTCATAA
- the argC gene encoding N-acetyl-gamma-glutamyl-phosphate reductase — MKKAGVVGAGGFAGIQAVSILNSHPEFELIAISSVSNEGMKLEELYPSFTGTRAGSLVFLDTDEIVEKDLDVVFLAVPHKASLSITPRFIDKGVAVIDLSADFRIEDPAVYEKWYGVKHDQLELLKKRSFGLPELFSEEINNAHENYLKHEDVLVACAGCYVTASTLAAKPFVESELFDNEMPPVIDAISGLTGAGKKATEKSMYVNVNENYSVYGVTKHRHTPEMEQILGTSVVFTPHLAPANRGILSTVTMKTKKDVATSAEEIHSLYDDFYKDSNFVKVLPLGQFPQTSSVTGTNFAHIGIAFNEELGIVIAIAAIDNLVKGAAGQGVQCANIVFGFDEMAGLANVALPV; from the coding sequence ATGAAAAAAGCTGGCGTAGTCGGTGCTGGGGGATTTGCAGGGATTCAAGCTGTTTCAATTTTGAATTCACATCCCGAATTTGAGTTAATTGCAATTTCATCTGTGTCAAACGAGGGAATGAAGCTCGAGGAACTTTATCCATCGTTTACAGGAACAAGAGCGGGAAGCCTTGTTTTTCTTGATACCGATGAGATTGTAGAAAAAGATTTAGACGTTGTGTTTTTGGCTGTTCCTCACAAAGCCTCCCTATCTATCACTCCAAGATTTATAGATAAAGGTGTTGCTGTAATAGATCTTTCTGCTGACTTTCGCATTGAAGACCCTGCAGTTTATGAAAAATGGTATGGAGTTAAACATGACCAGTTGGAGCTTTTAAAAAAGCGTTCATTTGGTTTACCTGAGTTGTTTTCAGAAGAGATAAACAATGCTCACGAGAATTATTTAAAACATGAAGATGTTCTTGTTGCGTGCGCAGGCTGCTATGTGACCGCATCAACTTTAGCTGCAAAACCTTTTGTTGAAAGCGAGCTGTTTGACAATGAAATGCCGCCAGTCATTGATGCGATTTCTGGTTTGACTGGAGCTGGCAAAAAGGCTACTGAAAAATCGATGTATGTTAACGTCAACGAAAACTATTCTGTTTATGGCGTTACGAAACATCGTCACACGCCTGAGATGGAACAAATTCTTGGCACGAGTGTCGTTTTCACTCCTCATCTTGCTCCTGCAAATCGAGGCATTTTGTCGACAGTGACCATGAAGACAAAGAAAGACGTTGCAACTTCAGCTGAAGAAATTCATTCTCTCTATGACGATTTTTACAAAGATTCCAATTTTGTTAAGGTCTTGCCTTTGGGACAGTTTCCTCAAACCTCGAGTGTAACAGGCACTAACTTTGCTCACATTGGAATTGCATTCAACGAAGAGCTTGGAATTGTTATAGCAATTGCGGCAATTGATAACCTAGTTAAAGGTGCGGCGGGGCAGGGTGTTCAGTGTGCAAACATCGTGTTTGGATTTGATGAGATGGCGGGCTTGGCAAATGTTGCATTGCCCGTGTAG